A window of Tatumella citrea genomic DNA:
CACGGCAACCTGGGCTATTCGGTGCAGCTCGGGGTACCGGTGACCGATGTGCTGGCAACCAACTTTCCACAGACGCTGAAACTGGTGATCCCCGGCTTTATTCTGGCGCTGATTATCGGTCCCGGGATCGCCATTCTCGCATGGCTGCCCGGGCTGCACTGGCTGCGTAACAGTCTGTATTCACTGCCTTCGCTGCTGGTTTCGTTGCCGGTATTCTGGCTCGGGATTGTCCTGATTCAGATCTTTTCATTCCGGCTGCACTGGGTTTCGGTGATCAACCCCTCACCGGTCGGCGGGATGATCCTGCCGGTGATCACTCTGGCGGTACCGATTGCGGCTCCTCTGGCACAAATATTTATGCGCAGCATTGATCAGGTCCGGACTCAGCCATTTGTCGCAGCGGCGCGTTCGCGCGGTGTCAGCCAGTTACGGGTACTGTTCCGCCATGTATTGCGTAATGCCAGCCTGCCATTGCTGACGGTTGCCGGTCTGTTGCTGGGGGAACTGATCGCCGGCGCACTGGTAACCGAAACGGTATTTGGCCTGAACGGATTGGGACAGGTGACCTGGCAGGCAGTGAACAATCAGGATGACAATGTGTTGCAGGCAGTGGTGGTGATTTCAGCACTGTCCTACGTAGTAATTAATCTGCTGGCGGATCTGCTGACCCCGTTACTGGACCCGCGTCTTAACATTACCTCGCAGGGGAAAGTATGACAGCTATCGACAGCCTGCGTGTTCAACGCAAAAATCAACCACACAAGGTCCGGCGTTTACGCATCACACCCGGTCTGTGGCTGGCATGGGCAGTCATCGTCCTGGCGGTAGTGGCTGCCCTGTTTCCACAACTGTTTGCCCATTACGACCCTTACAGCGGGGTTGCCGGTACGCAGCTGACCCCTCCGGACAGCAGGCACTGGCTGGGCACCGATCAACTGGGACGTGATCTGCTCAGCCGGATTATCTATGGCACCCGCTGGTCATTATCGGCTGCGGTTGCCGCGGTAGCTGTCGGGCTGGTGGTGGGTGCCGCTGCCGGAATGCTGGCTGCCTTCAGCCGTCTGTCGGTGGAAAATCTGGTCATGCGGCTGGTCGATGTGCTGTTGTCCATTCCGGCGCTGCTGTTATCACTGAGCATTATTATTCTGCTGGGTATGGGGACCTTTCATGCGGCACTGGCAGTCGGTTGTGCCTCGGTCGCCAATTTTGCCCGGTTGTCACGGGCGGAAGTATTACGTATCCGTCGTCAGGATTATATCGAAGCTGCGTTTGGCAGTGGCGGGCGTTTTCCGACAGTGTTCCTGCGCCATGTGTTGCCGAATGCTCTGCCGACATTACTGGCATTCTCTGCCCTGCAATTTGGCCAGGCGATCCTGGCATTATCTACCCTGAGTTTTCTGGGGTTTGGCAGCCCGCCTCCGGTACCTGAATGGGGGCTGATGATCGCCGAAGGGCGTAACTATCTGGCGACTGCCTGGTGGCTGTCGGTATTCCCCGGAGGGGTGGTGATCGCCGTAGTTCTGGCGGCTAACCGCATCAGCCACTATTTATCAGGAGATAGTCTATGACAACGCAGACCGTGCCGGTTTTACAGCTGGACGCGCTGACGCTGGCTTATCATTCCGATGACCAGTGGCGTGAAACGGTGCATCAGGTGAGTTTCAGTCTGAATGCCGGCGAAATGCTGGCGGTGGTAGGGGAATCCGGTTCCGGGAAAACCACCACTGCCCAGGCCGTGATGGGGCTGTTGCCAGAGAATGGTCGGCGCAGCAGTGGCCGGATCCTGTTTAACGGGGAAGATATCAGCCAGTGGTCATCCCGCCGGCTGGACAGCCTGCGGGGTGCTCAGATTTCTCTGGTCCCCCAGGACCCGGGTAATTCACTGAATCCGCTGAAAACCCTCGGTGAACAGGTCGGAGAAGTGCTGCTACTGAAAGGTCCCCGGCTCTCCCGTGCACAACGCCGCACACAGGTAACTGAGCTGTTTCGTCGGGTCGGACTGAGCCAT
This region includes:
- a CDS encoding ABC transporter permease encodes the protein MTAIDSLRVQRKNQPHKVRRLRITPGLWLAWAVIVLAVVAALFPQLFAHYDPYSGVAGTQLTPPDSRHWLGTDQLGRDLLSRIIYGTRWSLSAAVAAVAVGLVVGAAAGMLAAFSRLSVENLVMRLVDVLLSIPALLLSLSIIILLGMGTFHAALAVGCASVANFARLSRAEVLRIRRQDYIEAAFGSGGRFPTVFLRHVLPNALPTLLAFSALQFGQAILALSTLSFLGFGSPPPVPEWGLMIAEGRNYLATAWWLSVFPGGVVIAVVLAANRISHYLSGDSL
- a CDS encoding ABC transporter permease produces the protein MGRYVLQRVLQGILVLWAAWTLSFVLLQLLPGDAIMIKFLDPSLGLSADQIEQMRKLYGDGVPAWQQYFSALTAVLHGNLGYSVQLGVPVTDVLATNFPQTLKLVIPGFILALIIGPGIAILAWLPGLHWLRNSLYSLPSLLVSLPVFWLGIVLIQIFSFRLHWVSVINPSPVGGMILPVITLAVPIAAPLAQIFMRSIDQVRTQPFVAAARSRGVSQLRVLFRHVLRNASLPLLTVAGLLLGELIAGALVTETVFGLNGLGQVTWQAVNNQDDNVLQAVVVISALSYVVINLLADLLTPLLDPRLNITSQGKV